In one Komagataeibacter sp. FNDCR2 genomic region, the following are encoded:
- a CDS encoding RNA repair transcriptional activator RtcR family protein, which produces MRNVVIGFLGTILDQGRRRSWRPSVQICAHPDFPVDRLELLHDHLNLQLAEKVARDVVVLSPRTEVRLVDMELDNPWDFQEVYGKLYDFAESYGFDEDREHYYVHLTTGTHVAQICWFLLTESRHIPARLLQSGPPRAEDAPNGTIDIIDLDLARYNALQRRFEAAAREHSYMLRGGIQTRNAAFHHMIERLEQVVTRSDEPVVLVGEAGVGKTTLARRIYELKLQRRRVKGRLVHVNCAGLQGPHGMAALFGQRRNVVGLAGTERAGFLSEAEGGVLFLDDIDLLPHAAQGLLLDALESGSYYPVGSDTAQSCRFHLIAATGCDLSVLARQGLMRRDLLARLALWVFHLPPLRDRREDMEAELAYELGEAERSLGCKVGFNVDARTRYLHFARDPAMPWSGNYRDLSASARRLCTLAERGRITLPMVEAEVMTLSHQWAAVQRDGDLTLLAEILPDPAGVDEFDRAQLAAVVRACREASSLSAAGRRLFAISRQAKASQNDADRLRKYLARFGLNWEMVASGA; this is translated from the coding sequence ATGCGTAATGTCGTCATTGGCTTCCTCGGCACCATCCTTGACCAGGGGCGTCGCCGCTCGTGGCGGCCCTCGGTGCAGATCTGCGCCCACCCGGATTTCCCGGTCGATCGGCTGGAACTGCTCCATGACCACCTCAATCTGCAACTGGCCGAGAAGGTGGCGCGCGATGTCGTGGTCCTGTCGCCCCGGACCGAGGTGCGGCTGGTGGATATGGAACTCGACAACCCGTGGGATTTTCAGGAAGTTTATGGAAAGTTATATGATTTCGCGGAATCCTACGGCTTTGACGAGGATCGGGAACACTATTACGTCCACCTGACAACCGGCACGCATGTCGCCCAGATCTGCTGGTTCCTGCTGACGGAAAGCCGCCATATACCAGCCCGCCTGCTCCAGAGTGGACCACCACGCGCGGAGGACGCGCCCAACGGCACGATCGACATCATCGATCTTGACCTTGCCCGCTACAATGCGTTGCAGCGTCGCTTCGAGGCGGCGGCGCGTGAACATTCCTACATGCTGCGCGGCGGTATCCAGACCCGGAACGCCGCTTTCCATCACATGATAGAACGGCTGGAGCAGGTCGTGACCCGCTCGGACGAACCGGTCGTGCTGGTGGGAGAGGCAGGCGTTGGCAAGACGACGCTTGCGCGGCGCATTTATGAACTGAAGCTCCAGCGCCGCCGGGTAAAGGGGCGTCTGGTCCATGTGAACTGCGCCGGGTTGCAGGGGCCACACGGCATGGCCGCCCTGTTTGGCCAGCGGCGCAATGTCGTGGGGCTTGCGGGCACGGAGCGGGCAGGGTTCCTGAGCGAGGCGGAAGGCGGGGTGCTGTTCCTTGATGACATCGACCTGCTGCCCCATGCGGCACAGGGGCTGCTGCTCGATGCGCTGGAAAGCGGCAGTTACTATCCCGTGGGGTCCGATACCGCGCAGAGTTGCCGTTTCCACCTGATTGCCGCAACCGGTTGCGACTTGTCGGTACTGGCGCGGCAGGGTCTCATGCGCCGCGATCTGCTGGCACGGCTGGCGCTATGGGTTTTTCACCTTCCGCCGCTGCGCGACCGGCGGGAGGATATGGAAGCCGAACTGGCGTATGAACTGGGGGAAGCGGAACGGAGCCTGGGGTGCAAGGTCGGCTTCAATGTGGATGCGAGAACGCGCTACCTGCATTTTGCCCGTGACCCGGCCATGCCATGGTCGGGTAATTACCGGGATCTGTCAGCTTCGGCCCGCAGGCTGTGCACCCTTGCCGAACGCGGGCGCATAACCCTGCCGATGGTGGAGGCGGAAGTCATGACCCTGAGCCACCAGTGGGCGGCGGTCCAGCGGGATGGCGACCTGACGCTGCTGGCTGAAATACTGCCCGACCCGGCAGGCGTGGATGAGTTTGACCGGGCGCAACTGGCGGCCGTGGTGCGGGCGTGCCGGGAGGCCTCATCGCTTTCCGCGGCGGGGCGGCGGCTGTTCGCCATATCCCGGCAGGCAAAGGCCAGCCAGAACGACGCGGATCGCCTGCGCAAATACCTGGCCCGCTTTGGCCTGAACTGGGAGATGGTCGCGAGTGGCGCTTAA
- the phoU gene encoding phosphate signaling complex protein PhoU encodes MPHESVHTVQSYDQELEHLRSLVNKMGGLVERQVAQAITAVVEHDEVAALDAPEMDPQVDELERETEALVIRLLALRAPMAGDLREVVVALKISGDLERIGDCAASIARRAMRNELLSCPISLTGLHSMGRLVQENLRRTIDAMDQRDPELARLVWHSDTAVDELYVSMFRELVTYMMEDPRNIGPCAHLLFIAKNLERIGDHATNISERVYYAVTGNILPIVRPRGKTFD; translated from the coding sequence ATGCCCCATGAATCCGTACATACGGTCCAGAGCTATGACCAGGAACTGGAACATTTACGTTCGCTTGTAAACAAGATGGGGGGCCTGGTGGAACGGCAGGTGGCGCAGGCCATTACCGCCGTGGTCGAACATGACGAGGTCGCGGCCCTGGATGCGCCCGAAATGGACCCGCAGGTCGATGAACTGGAACGCGAAACCGAGGCGCTGGTCATTCGCCTGCTGGCCCTGCGCGCGCCCATGGCGGGCGACCTGCGTGAGGTGGTTGTGGCGCTGAAAATCTCGGGCGACCTGGAACGCATCGGGGATTGCGCCGCCAGCATCGCACGCCGAGCCATGCGCAACGAACTGCTGTCATGCCCCATTTCACTGACAGGGCTGCACAGCATGGGGCGGCTGGTGCAGGAAAACCTGCGGCGCACCATTGACGCGATGGACCAGCGTGACCCTGAACTGGCGCGCCTTGTATGGCATTCGGATACGGCGGTGGATGAACTGTATGTCTCCATGTTCCGTGAACTGGTGACCTACATGATGGAAGATCCGCGCAATATCGGGCCTTGTGCCCATCTGCTGTTCATTGCCAAGAATCTTGAGCGTATCGGTGACCACGCCACAAATATTTCAGAGCGTGTATATTACGCGGTGACTGGAAACATACTGCCCATCGTGCGCCCGCGTGGGAAAACATTTGACTAA
- the pstB gene encoding phosphate ABC transporter ATP-binding protein PstB encodes MNKITMDDTTGRNRTVSALAIRNLDFWYGGNHALKGISLDFPARQVTGMIGPSGCGKSTLLRIFNRMYDLYPGQRATGEVLFDGCNILSPGLDVNVLRSRIGMVFQKPTPFPMSIYDNIAFGVRLHERLSRTDMDQRVESVLRRVALWNEVKDRLNASAAALSGGQQQRLCIARTIATRPEIILLDEPTSALDPISTARIEELLDELKQEFSIAIVTHNLQQAARCADRVAFFYMGELVEVDTADKMFTAPYAKRTQDYITGRFG; translated from the coding sequence ATGAACAAAATCACCATGGATGACACGACAGGCCGCAACAGGACCGTGTCGGCACTGGCCATACGCAACCTGGATTTCTGGTATGGCGGCAACCATGCGCTCAAGGGTATATCGCTGGATTTTCCCGCGCGTCAGGTCACGGGCATGATCGGCCCGTCGGGCTGCGGCAAGTCAACGCTGCTGCGTATCTTCAACCGCATGTATGACCTCTATCCGGGCCAGCGCGCGACGGGGGAAGTACTGTTTGACGGCTGCAACATCCTCTCGCCGGGGCTGGATGTGAACGTGCTGCGCTCGCGCATTGGCATGGTGTTCCAGAAACCCACGCCGTTTCCCATGTCCATTTACGATAACATCGCCTTTGGCGTGCGGCTGCATGAACGCCTGTCACGTACGGATATGGACCAGCGCGTGGAGAGCGTGCTGCGGCGCGTGGCGCTGTGGAACGAAGTCAAGGACCGGCTTAATGCATCCGCGGCGGCCCTGTCGGGTGGGCAGCAGCAGCGCCTGTGCATTGCGCGCACCATTGCAACGCGCCCCGAAATCATCCTGCTGGATGAACCGACCAGTGCGCTGGATCCGATTTCCACCGCCCGGATCGAGGAACTTCTGGATGAACTGAAGCAGGAATTCTCCATCGCCATCGTGACGCATAACCTGCAGCAGGCGGCGCGATGCGCGGATCGTGTGGCGTTTTTTTACATGGGTGAACTGGTGGAGGTGGACACGGCCGACAAGATGTTCACGGCCCCGTATGCCAAACGCACCCAGGATTATATTACCGGCCGCTTCGGCTAA
- the pstA gene encoding phosphate ABC transporter permease PstA: MMSAPQSQSGDASGWQRGGAQAIRRRLVERFVSLSCNMATVIVLFVLFSILWTLVTRGAAGLSLPTFVHSTAAPGTGGGLANAIIGSCEQTGLAALIGTPVGMMAGIYLSEFSQDGRIVTLVRFVSDMLLSVPSILVGLFIYLIIVEPAGHFSGMAGTLALAVLFIPIVVRTTEDMLRLVPRAMREAAYALGAPGWRVILSVCLRSARGGIMTGVLLALARISGETAPLLFTSLGNLNWSTNLDAPMASLPVTIYQYAGSAYDDWVQMAWTGALLITVAVLATNILARWWLTRNGSAQQ, encoded by the coding sequence ATGATGTCAGCCCCCCAGTCGCAATCCGGCGATGCCAGTGGATGGCAGCGCGGCGGTGCGCAGGCCATACGGCGCAGGCTGGTCGAACGGTTTGTCAGCCTGTCGTGCAACATGGCGACGGTGATCGTGCTGTTCGTGCTGTTTTCGATTTTATGGACATTGGTGACACGGGGGGCGGCGGGCCTGTCACTTCCCACCTTCGTGCACAGCACGGCCGCACCCGGCACTGGCGGCGGGCTGGCGAACGCCATTATCGGCAGTTGCGAACAGACCGGCCTTGCCGCGCTGATCGGCACGCCGGTTGGCATGATGGCGGGCATCTACCTGTCGGAATTCAGTCAGGACGGGCGGATTGTCACCCTTGTCCGGTTCGTGTCCGACATGTTGCTGTCGGTGCCGTCCATTCTGGTGGGGCTGTTCATCTACCTTATCATCGTGGAACCGGCGGGGCATTTTTCCGGCATGGCGGGCACGCTGGCGCTGGCGGTCCTGTTTATTCCCATCGTTGTCCGCACGACGGAGGACATGCTGCGCCTCGTCCCCCGCGCCATGCGCGAAGCGGCCTATGCGCTGGGCGCGCCGGGATGGCGGGTGATCCTGAGTGTCTGCCTGCGTTCGGCGCGCGGCGGCATCATGACCGGCGTCCTGCTGGCGCTGGCCCGCATATCGGGTGAGACGGCCCCCCTGCTATTCACCTCCCTTGGCAACCTGAACTGGTCCACCAACCTTGACGCGCCCATGGCCAGCCTGCCGGTCACGATCTACCAGTACGCCGGTTCGGCCTATGATGACTGGGTGCAGATGGCATGGACCGGGGCGTTGCTGATTACTGTCGCGGTACTTGCGACGAACATCCTCGCCCGCTGGTGGCTTACGCGCAATGGATCTGCACAACAATGA
- the pstC gene encoding phosphate ABC transporter permease subunit PstC, with the protein MMELPSAMTARDGAGMDTNTHGRYGDFIFGMIARLAGWFILLVMAGIVVVLVSGGWRAFSAFGPGFITSTAWNPISDHFGAATSIFGTLVTTAIALVFAVPFAFGVAFWLVEMAPPALARFIETAVQLLAAVPSIIFGMWGFFIVVPFMAHYIEPVTTHYIGHVPGIGLLFRGAPYGTGLLSGGLILAIMITPFICSVMTDVFVSIPAVLKESAFGLGATRWEVMRQVVLPWSRQAVMGGIMLGTGRALGETMAVTFVIGNSNHLGWSLFAPGNTIASLIALEFPESAAGSLKLSALLALGAILMIISFITLACSRIFLQRGASK; encoded by the coding sequence ATGATGGAACTTCCATCCGCCATGACGGCCCGGGACGGTGCCGGAATGGACACGAACACGCACGGGCGGTACGGCGATTTCATTTTTGGCATGATCGCCCGCCTGGCCGGATGGTTCATCCTGCTTGTCATGGCGGGTATTGTCGTTGTGCTGGTCAGCGGGGGGTGGCGGGCATTTTCCGCCTTTGGCCCCGGTTTCATCACCAGCACGGCATGGAATCCGATTTCAGACCATTTCGGCGCCGCGACGTCCATTTTCGGTACGCTGGTCACGACCGCCATCGCCCTTGTCTTCGCGGTGCCGTTCGCATTTGGCGTGGCCTTCTGGCTGGTGGAGATGGCTCCCCCGGCACTGGCGCGGTTTATCGAGACCGCCGTGCAGCTTCTGGCTGCGGTGCCCTCCATCATATTCGGCATGTGGGGGTTTTTCATCGTGGTGCCGTTCATGGCGCATTATATCGAACCCGTAACCACGCATTACATTGGCCATGTGCCCGGTATCGGCCTGCTGTTTCGTGGCGCGCCCTATGGCACCGGGCTGCTCAGTGGCGGGCTGATCCTCGCTATCATGATCACGCCGTTCATCTGTTCCGTCATGACGGATGTATTCGTCTCCATTCCCGCCGTGCTGAAGGAAAGCGCCTTCGGCCTTGGCGCCACGCGGTGGGAGGTGATGCGCCAGGTCGTCCTGCCATGGTCGCGGCAGGCGGTCATGGGGGGCATCATGCTGGGCACGGGACGCGCGCTGGGTGAGACGATGGCCGTGACCTTCGTCATCGGCAACAGCAACCACCTTGGCTGGTCGCTGTTTGCGCCGGGCAACACCATCGCCTCCCTGATCGCGCTGGAATTTCCCGAAAGCGCGGCCGGCAGCCTGAAACTATCCGCCCTGCTGGCGCTGGGGGCGATCCTGATGATCATTTCATTCATTACCCTGGCCTGCTCGCGCATCTTCCTGCAACGCGGCGCGTCGAAATGA
- a CDS encoding phosphatase PAP2 family protein: protein MTRTSFIFPAVHTVMRRGAPTLRRACPMLAAGMLLAAGLCHAAASASTVPEETGYFTATTPSPDATRYLPPPPQAGTARQATDDRAFLSTRAQAGSSRWALATSDADLREDSLLHSFSCAVGFVIDTAHAPRLTALIHKMDVSETPDMRASKDYWHRARPFVGNSQPICTEADRAHLATSGSYPSGHTMLGWSTALVLAELLPERATEILQRGRVFGESRIVCGVHWESDVQAGYMLGTAEIAAMHGLPAFRSDMDAARAELDALRHTARHPKAATCTREGGAATHSPL from the coding sequence ATGACCCGAACCTCCTTTATTTTTCCCGCCGTACATACTGTCATGCGGCGCGGCGCGCCGACCCTGCGCCGTGCATGTCCCATGCTGGCGGCCGGCATGCTGCTGGCGGCGGGGCTGTGCCATGCGGCCGCATCGGCTTCCACCGTGCCGGAGGAGACGGGATATTTTACCGCCACGACACCATCGCCCGATGCTACGCGCTATCTGCCACCCCCGCCGCAGGCAGGCACGGCGCGGCAGGCAACCGATGACAGGGCTTTCCTGTCTACACGCGCGCAGGCAGGCAGTTCGCGCTGGGCGCTTGCCACATCTGATGCCGACCTGCGTGAAGATTCGCTGCTGCATTCATTTTCCTGCGCCGTGGGGTTTGTGATTGATACCGCCCATGCGCCACGCCTGACGGCGCTTATCCATAAGATGGACGTATCCGAAACCCCGGACATGCGCGCCAGCAAGGACTACTGGCATCGCGCGCGTCCGTTCGTGGGGAACAGCCAGCCTATCTGCACCGAGGCCGACCGGGCCCATCTGGCGACTTCCGGCTCGTATCCATCGGGGCACACCATGCTGGGCTGGAGCACCGCGCTTGTGCTGGCGGAACTCCTGCCCGAGCGCGCGACGGAAATCCTGCAACGTGGCCGCGTATTCGGGGAAAGCCGCATTGTATGCGGCGTGCATTGGGAGAGCGACGTGCAGGCGGGCTATATGCTGGGTACGGCCGAGATCGCGGCCATGCATGGACTCCCCGCTTTCCGGTCGGACATGGACGCCGCCCGCGCGGAGCTTGATGCCCTGCGGCATACGGCGCGCCACCCCAAGGCCGCGACATGTACCCGCGAAGGTGGCGCGGCCACCCATTCCCCGCTGTAA
- a CDS encoding M48 family metallopeptidase, whose translation MIETSAEPDVINFGPLPAPINALLQQGVLAYRDDYARADALFRQALQAAPDQLPVYFCLYKIHTYRGNLEDAQAVAESGLREAARQAGWNADWRQWCPEPDMPDGPGRFALYTLKALAFINLRQNLHDEAQRKLDALKILDPSGAVGWRVIDALAEGVVPEGTVRNPSAPTPGRVN comes from the coding sequence ATGATAGAAACGTCTGCTGAACCCGACGTGATCAATTTTGGCCCCCTGCCAGCCCCGATCAACGCCCTGCTGCAGCAGGGTGTGCTTGCCTATCGTGACGATTACGCCCGTGCCGACGCGCTTTTCCGGCAGGCCCTGCAGGCCGCGCCAGACCAGCTTCCGGTTTATTTCTGTCTCTATAAAATCCATACCTACCGGGGCAATCTTGAAGACGCGCAGGCCGTCGCGGAAAGCGGCCTGCGGGAAGCCGCGCGACAGGCCGGGTGGAATGCGGACTGGCGGCAGTGGTGTCCCGAACCGGACATGCCCGATGGCCCCGGCCGCTTCGCGTTATATACCCTCAAGGCACTCGCCTTCATCAACCTGCGCCAGAACCTGCATGATGAGGCGCAACGCAAACTCGACGCGCTGAAAATCCTCGATCCCTCCGGGGCGGTCGGCTGGCGGGTCATCGACGCCCTGGCCGAAGGTGTCGTGCCCGAGGGGACCGTGCGGAACCCGTCCGCCCCGACACCGGGCCGCGTCAACTGA
- a CDS encoding MYG1 family protein, which translates to MPEYTPIGLDNGTAPVRALTHSGNFHADETLGYVILHYALAPGGDLRGRVLGGQPADRLDFVRTRSPERIGAADIVFDVGGRYEPAAGRYDHHMKDKPLREDGTPYSAAGLLWRDYGVAALRNILKTPVDDATLATLWQSMDKSLILPIDQDDNGVVKMGKLSLADIVSACSPPWDTAELYGADEARAREALGFANAASAVAAHLVNMVDRTRASLKAVNRVLAAYGQAEDQRILVMETGMPTEKVIFEHDLPVVYVVSPAGPERWNVKAVPPVRGDFGQRVSLPEAWRGLEGAALATASGVPDAVFAHPARFICGAASREGAIRMAQLALEIDAATRTA; encoded by the coding sequence ATGCCAGAGTACACCCCCATCGGTCTCGATAATGGAACGGCCCCGGTCCGGGCGCTGACCCATTCGGGAAATTTCCACGCCGACGAGACGCTGGGCTATGTCATCCTTCACTATGCGCTCGCGCCCGGGGGGGATCTGCGGGGGCGGGTTCTTGGCGGCCAGCCCGCCGACCGGCTTGATTTCGTCCGCACGAGATCGCCCGAACGCATCGGGGCGGCTGACATCGTGTTCGATGTGGGGGGCCGGTACGAACCTGCCGCAGGGCGCTACGACCACCATATGAAGGACAAGCCCCTGCGCGAGGACGGCACGCCCTATAGCGCGGCCGGGCTGCTGTGGAGGGATTATGGTGTGGCCGCACTCCGCAATATCCTGAAAACACCCGTGGATGACGCCACGCTCGCCACATTGTGGCAGTCCATGGACAAGTCCCTGATCCTGCCAATCGACCAGGATGACAATGGCGTGGTGAAGATGGGTAAGCTCTCGCTGGCCGATATCGTGTCGGCCTGTAGCCCGCCGTGGGACACGGCCGAACTGTACGGCGCGGATGAAGCCCGGGCGCGTGAGGCGCTGGGCTTCGCCAACGCCGCGAGTGCGGTCGCCGCCCATCTGGTCAACATGGTCGATCGCACGCGCGCCAGTCTCAAGGCGGTAAACCGGGTGCTGGCGGCTTATGGGCAGGCGGAAGACCAGCGTATTCTGGTCATGGAAACGGGCATGCCCACCGAAAAGGTGATTTTTGAGCATGACCTTCCGGTTGTGTATGTGGTGTCGCCTGCGGGCCCCGAGCGCTGGAACGTAAAGGCCGTGCCCCCGGTGCGGGGCGATTTCGGGCAGCGGGTGTCCCTGCCGGAAGCATGGCGTGGGCTGGAAGGCGCGGCGCTCGCCACGGCGTCGGGCGTGCCGGATGCGGTCTTCGCCCACCCGGCGCGCTTTATCTGCGGTGCGGCAAGCCGGGAGGGGGCGATAAGAATGGCGCAACTGGCGCTGGAAATCGATGCGGCCACCAGAACCGCGTAA
- a CDS encoding TetR/AcrR family transcriptional regulator → MSRNEHETRPSAPNGCDSGRRGPGRPPEMEECERRERILDAASEVLQQCGYHAASMDRVAQHSGMSKRTLYQMFESKQDLFHTLVSSRLFNFAPDLCHYSDDPVEELTELLMNLGSIILCPDRMSLIRALIAESQQSEDIRHILTSLRAGGKDTALTTWLNCYVQRKHYAVSDISMYSNMLFGMTVGDFMLQNLACASETSVLLQNMRPRFHRAVRIFLAGFAQGCTGP, encoded by the coding sequence ATGAGCAGGAATGAGCACGAAACGCGACCATCCGCGCCAAACGGCTGTGACAGCGGGCGGCGTGGCCCCGGCCGGCCGCCGGAAATGGAAGAATGTGAACGTCGCGAACGGATTCTGGACGCCGCGAGCGAGGTGCTCCAGCAATGTGGCTACCACGCCGCGTCCATGGACCGGGTGGCGCAGCATTCGGGCATGTCCAAGCGGACGCTGTACCAGATGTTCGAATCCAAGCAGGACCTGTTCCATACGCTGGTCAGCAGCAGGCTGTTCAATTTCGCCCCCGATCTGTGCCACTACAGCGACGACCCTGTAGAGGAGCTGACCGAACTGCTCATGAACCTGGGCAGCATCATCCTGTGTCCCGACCGGATGAGCCTGATCCGGGCGCTGATTGCCGAATCACAGCAATCGGAAGACATCCGCCACATCCTGACCAGCCTGCGCGCGGGGGGGAAGGATACGGCCCTGACCACGTGGCTGAACTGCTACGTGCAGCGCAAGCATTACGCGGTGAGCGACATATCCATGTACAGCAACATGCTGTTTGGCATGACCGTGGGTGACTTCATGCTCCAGAACCTGGCCTGCGCCTCTGAAACATCGGTTCTTTTGCAGAACATGCGCCCGCGCTTTCATCGCGCGGTACGGATTTTTCTGGCGGGCTTCGCGCAGGGGTGCACCGGCCCGTAG
- a CDS encoding efflux RND transporter periplasmic adaptor subunit — protein MMHYSRVVAPAALILGLAACQRHAAPPKMPPQPVKVVTLRTQPVEIHTLLPGRTEAFEIAQVRPQVSGVIMQRLFVEGTDVKAGQQLYQIDPRTYQAAVDVAQGQLLHAQGNEVTTRAKLNRYGPLLKAHAISQQEYDDALAAEREAQGDIQSAKGQLERASVDLGYTHMNAPITGRIGRSILTVGALVTVNQTNNVAIVTRLDPIYVDVNLPATELLRFKRELAQGRLTRVGDNAASITVALEDGTTYEHAGRMEFSEVNVDEATATVVVRAVMPNPEHLLLPGMYVHAQLAEGTDPAALLVPQEAVQRNSHGDAQVWVVDGDSKVSIRPVVTQQAIGTDWLVTDGLKDGERVVVEGVLKIHPGDKVTPVDVSPTAKAG, from the coding sequence ATGATGCATTATTCCCGTGTCGTAGCCCCGGCGGCTCTGATTCTTGGCCTCGCGGCCTGTCAGCGGCACGCCGCCCCCCCCAAAATGCCGCCCCAGCCGGTCAAGGTGGTAACGCTCAGAACCCAGCCGGTGGAAATCCACACCCTGCTGCCCGGCCGTACCGAAGCATTTGAAATCGCGCAGGTGCGCCCGCAGGTCAGCGGCGTGATCATGCAGCGCCTGTTTGTCGAAGGCACGGATGTCAAGGCGGGGCAGCAGCTCTACCAGATCGACCCGCGCACCTATCAGGCCGCGGTCGATGTGGCGCAGGGGCAGTTGCTCCATGCGCAGGGGAACGAGGTCACGACCCGCGCCAAGCTGAACCGGTACGGGCCGCTGCTCAAGGCGCATGCCATAAGCCAGCAGGAATATGACGACGCCCTGGCCGCCGAGCGTGAGGCGCAGGGCGACATCCAGTCGGCCAAGGGCCAGCTTGAGCGCGCCAGCGTCGATCTGGGCTATACCCATATGAATGCGCCGATCACCGGGCGTATCGGGCGGTCCATCCTGACGGTGGGCGCGCTGGTTACGGTCAACCAGACCAATAACGTCGCGATCGTGACCCGTCTTGACCCCATCTATGTGGATGTGAACCTGCCCGCGACCGAACTGCTGCGCTTCAAGCGCGAACTGGCGCAGGGGCGGCTGACCCGCGTGGGCGACAACGCCGCCAGCATCACCGTGGCACTGGAAGACGGCACGACCTATGAACACGCCGGCCGCATGGAATTCTCGGAAGTGAACGTCGATGAAGCGACGGCCACGGTGGTGGTACGCGCGGTCATGCCCAACCCCGAACACCTGCTGCTGCCCGGCATGTATGTCCATGCCCAACTGGCCGAAGGCACGGATCCGGCCGCCCTGCTGGTGCCGCAGGAAGCCGTGCAGCGCAACTCCCACGGGGATGCGCAGGTCTGGGTGGTCGATGGCGACAGCAAGGTCAGCATCCGCCCGGTGGTGACGCAGCAGGCCATCGGCACCGACTGGCTCGTGACCGACGGGCTGAAGGATGGCGAACGTGTGGTGGTGGAAGGCGTGCTGAAGATTCATCCGGGCGACAAGGTGACGCCGGTGGATGTGTCCCCCACCGCCAAGGCAGGATAA